One window of Curtobacterium sp. 458 genomic DNA carries:
- a CDS encoding ABC transporter permease, with the protein MIRRLLARPTGVFAVVVLGLLVALAAVSLVWTPQDPFRADPFHQWEGPSAAHWFGTDASGRDIASYLLAGTRTTVLVAVGSGVIASVVGIVLTAIGSLTARWVREGTAVLLDILVAFPTLLTAMLLTAVYGGSLGVVVVSVGLSFGVTIARVGRGEIRRIARSDYVTAARASGVGGGGVLLRHLVPNAAPLFTVQLSLAMATAVLAEAGLSYLGYGAGSNTASWGSLLSDLQAYIGVHPWSATWPGASIALVVAALSLLGDAVRDATDPRLTTADRSSDPGAGTPVGAADVADAGTAATTDAGTASATDRDRTAGAGPGVTA; encoded by the coding sequence GTGATCCGTCGTCTCCTCGCCCGCCCGACGGGTGTCTTCGCCGTGGTCGTGCTCGGCCTGCTCGTGGCCCTCGCCGCGGTGTCGCTCGTGTGGACGCCGCAGGACCCCTTCCGCGCCGACCCGTTCCACCAGTGGGAGGGCCCCAGCGCCGCACACTGGTTCGGCACCGACGCCTCCGGCCGGGACATCGCCAGCTACCTGCTCGCCGGCACCAGGACCACCGTCCTCGTCGCAGTCGGGTCCGGCGTGATCGCGAGCGTCGTCGGCATCGTCCTCACCGCGATCGGGTCGCTGACCGCGCGGTGGGTCCGGGAGGGCACGGCGGTCCTGCTCGACATCCTCGTGGCGTTCCCGACACTCCTCACCGCGATGCTCCTCACCGCGGTGTACGGCGGCTCGCTCGGCGTCGTGGTCGTCTCCGTCGGTCTGTCGTTCGGCGTGACGATCGCCCGCGTCGGCCGCGGGGAGATCCGCCGCATCGCCCGGAGCGACTACGTCACCGCGGCCCGCGCATCCGGGGTCGGGGGTGGCGGCGTGCTGCTGCGACACCTCGTCCCGAACGCCGCACCGCTCTTCACCGTGCAGCTCTCGCTCGCGATGGCGACAGCGGTGCTCGCCGAGGCGGGACTGTCGTACCTCGGCTACGGCGCCGGGTCGAATACGGCGTCGTGGGGGTCGCTCCTGTCCGACCTGCAGGCGTACATCGGCGTGCACCCGTGGAGTGCGACCTGGCCGGGCGCCTCGATCGCGCTCGTGGTCGCGGCGCTGTCGCTCCTCGGCGATGCCGTCCGTGACGCGACGGACCCGCGGCTGACCACGGCCGACCGGTCCTCCGACCCCGGCGCCGGTACTCCCGTCGGCGCCGCCGACGTGGCCGACGCGGGGACCGCGGCCACCACCGACGCCGGCACGGCCTCCGCCACCGACCGCGACCGCACAGCGGGCGCCGGACCGGGGGTGACCGCATGA
- a CDS encoding ABC transporter permease — protein MTRFLIGRLLLLVVGLLVASIIVFATLRVLPGDVAQIVAGTQATPEQVAQLRQELGLDRPVVLQYLDWIGGLFRGDLGRSLVTDGPVAPELVQKLSVTLPLAGMSLVAALVLGVPLGVLAAVLRKRAGGAVIGFVAQAVAAVPIVWAGMLLVALFAVTLHWLPTQGFPLDGWQEPGRAFSSLVLPALTIGAVEGAVILRFTRSATLSVLDADHVRTAAAIGLTRTQALLRHGLPSVALTVLAVLGVQIAGLLVGAVVVEQLFSLPGVGRMLVTDVGRRDVTKVQSELLVLTGLVLLVGFAVDVVHRTLDPRQREASS, from the coding sequence GTGACCCGGTTCCTGATCGGGCGGCTCCTGCTGCTCGTCGTCGGCCTGCTCGTGGCGAGCATCATCGTGTTCGCCACGCTGCGGGTGCTGCCGGGCGACGTCGCGCAGATCGTGGCCGGGACCCAGGCGACCCCGGAGCAGGTGGCGCAGCTGCGGCAGGAGCTCGGGCTCGACCGTCCGGTCGTCCTGCAGTACCTCGACTGGATCGGCGGGCTGTTCCGCGGCGACCTCGGTCGGTCGCTCGTGACCGACGGGCCCGTCGCGCCGGAGCTCGTCCAGAAGCTCAGCGTCACGCTGCCGCTCGCGGGCATGTCGCTCGTGGCGGCCCTCGTCCTCGGGGTCCCCCTCGGCGTACTGGCCGCCGTGCTCCGCAAGCGTGCGGGCGGGGCGGTCATCGGCTTCGTCGCGCAGGCCGTCGCGGCGGTGCCGATCGTCTGGGCCGGGATGCTCCTCGTGGCCCTGTTCGCGGTCACGCTGCACTGGCTGCCCACGCAGGGCTTCCCGCTCGACGGCTGGCAGGAGCCGGGCCGCGCGTTCTCCTCGCTCGTGCTCCCCGCGCTGACGATCGGCGCGGTCGAGGGCGCGGTCATCCTCCGGTTCACCCGTTCGGCGACGCTCAGCGTCCTCGACGCCGACCACGTCCGGACCGCGGCGGCGATCGGGCTCACCCGGACGCAGGCGCTCCTCCGGCACGGGCTGCCCTCGGTCGCGCTGACCGTGCTCGCGGTGCTCGGGGTGCAGATCGCCGGACTCCTCGTCGGCGCCGTCGTGGTCGAGCAGCTGTTCTCGCTGCCCGGGGTCGGCAGGATGCTCGTCACCGACGTGGGTCGCCGGGACGTCACGAAGGTGCAGTCGGAACTCCTCGTGCTCACCGGGCTCGTGCTGCTCGTCGGCTTCGCGGTCGACGTCGTGCACCGGACGCTCGACCCCCGGCAGCGGGAGGCCTCCTCGTGA
- a CDS encoding ABC transporter substrate-binding protein: protein MSPLLPRTAASRLAVVATAVAVTSALALTGCSGSSNEQGGADATVRVGLVLEPTSLDIRTQSGAALDQVLIDNVYQGLVGRTADGDVRDVLASSHEVSSDGRTYTFTLREGTTFQDGKPVTAADVVWSLEQVKANDTYVDSAQLANVSSITSPSSDTVVLQLAKPDSDLLWNLTGRAGLVLEKAAKNDLSDSANGTGPFEVASVKQGDSITFERNDDYWGTKAKVAKVVFRYITEPSTAVNAMANGDLDVQTAVDGTLKSQLEGDQDITLHTGKTTDKYTLAFNDAKAPFTDKRVRQAIRQAIDAKAIIKAIGGTGVEQGGPIPALDPGYQDLTAIDAYDPANAKKLLAAAGKPKLDLTLTYANIYPTTIGDVLKSQLADVGITLTVKRVDFATWLSTVFQAPKSGERTFDMSMVDHVEARDFGNWANPDYYFGYDNQEVQDLYAQSVAATSESAKVEALRKAAKIVSEDAAGEWLYTSTSITAVRKGVTGVPFDGTNSRLDLSKLAVR, encoded by the coding sequence ATGAGTCCGCTCCTCCCCCGCACCGCCGCGTCACGCCTCGCCGTCGTCGCGACCGCGGTGGCCGTGACGTCCGCGCTCGCGCTGACCGGCTGCTCCGGATCGTCGAACGAGCAGGGCGGCGCCGACGCCACCGTGCGCGTCGGCCTGGTGCTCGAGCCCACGAGCCTCGACATCCGCACCCAGTCCGGTGCCGCGCTCGACCAGGTGCTCATCGACAACGTGTACCAGGGGCTCGTCGGCCGCACGGCGGACGGCGACGTCCGCGACGTCCTCGCGTCCTCGCACGAGGTGTCCTCCGACGGCCGCACGTACACGTTCACGCTGCGGGAGGGCACGACGTTCCAGGACGGCAAGCCCGTCACCGCGGCGGACGTGGTGTGGTCGCTCGAGCAGGTCAAGGCGAACGACACCTACGTCGACTCCGCGCAGCTCGCGAACGTCTCGTCGATCACGTCGCCGTCGTCCGACACGGTCGTGCTCCAGCTCGCGAAGCCGGACTCCGACCTGCTCTGGAACCTCACCGGCCGCGCCGGCCTCGTGCTCGAGAAGGCGGCGAAGAACGACCTGTCCGACTCGGCGAACGGCACCGGCCCGTTCGAGGTCGCCTCGGTGAAGCAGGGCGACTCGATCACCTTCGAACGCAACGACGACTACTGGGGCACGAAGGCGAAGGTCGCCAAGGTCGTGTTCCGCTACATCACCGAGCCGTCGACCGCCGTCAACGCGATGGCGAACGGCGACCTCGACGTGCAGACCGCCGTCGACGGCACGCTCAAGAGCCAGCTCGAGGGCGACCAGGACATCACGCTCCACACCGGGAAGACGACCGACAAGTACACGTTGGCGTTCAACGACGCGAAGGCGCCCTTCACCGACAAGCGCGTGCGCCAGGCCATCCGGCAGGCCATCGACGCGAAGGCGATCATCAAGGCGATCGGCGGCACCGGTGTCGAGCAGGGCGGACCGATCCCGGCGCTCGACCCCGGCTACCAGGACCTCACCGCGATCGACGCGTACGACCCCGCGAACGCGAAGAAGCTCCTCGCCGCGGCCGGGAAGCCGAAGCTCGACCTCACGCTGACGTACGCGAACATCTACCCGACGACCATCGGCGACGTGCTGAAGTCGCAGCTCGCCGACGTCGGCATCACGCTCACGGTGAAGCGGGTCGACTTCGCGACGTGGCTCTCCACCGTGTTCCAGGCGCCGAAGTCGGGCGAGCGCACCTTCGACATGAGCATGGTCGACCACGTCGAGGCGCGCGACTTCGGCAACTGGGCGAACCCGGACTACTACTTCGGGTACGACAACCAGGAGGTCCAGGACCTCTACGCGCAGTCCGTCGCGGCGACGAGCGAGTCCGCCAAGGTCGAGGCACTCCGGAAGGCCGCGAAGATCGTCTCCGAGGACGCGGCCGGCGAGTGGCTGTACACGTCGACGTCGATCACCGCGGTCCGCAAGGGCGTCACGGGCGTCCCGTTCGACGGCACGAACTCGCGGCTCGACCTGTCGAAGCTCGCCGTCCGGTGA
- a CDS encoding alpha/beta fold hydrolase yields the protein MSDAALPDATDEFADLARLAAASDVTEPLRASRQAVRTADGHDVSAIRWGDREARITYLHGLGIDAHSFDQTAIAVGAPAVALDLPGHGRSSWRDDADYGASATAPTVLAALDALNVPPGVLVGHSLGAILAARIAATAPQRVTGLVLVDMSPDFAQRAVDRIARALEDEEPFASLDEVVDRAVEARVGDDRDVLLREARHTTRLGADGRLVRRHHFPHLPTGRTASVGRFADAWPDLEALEAPILLVRGDRGYVSPKLHAGFAERLPDARIVTVESRHAVQNQAPLELARAIRAWTEDHELLHPEQKPSQHGSARQ from the coding sequence GTGTCCGATGCCGCCCTGCCCGATGCAACCGACGAGTTCGCCGACCTCGCCCGCCTCGCCGCCGCGAGCGATGTGACGGAGCCGCTCCGCGCCTCCAGGCAGGCGGTCCGCACCGCGGACGGGCACGACGTCTCCGCGATCCGGTGGGGCGACCGGGAGGCCCGGATCACCTACCTGCACGGGCTCGGCATCGACGCGCACAGCTTCGACCAGACGGCGATCGCCGTCGGCGCGCCGGCGGTCGCGCTCGACCTGCCCGGGCACGGACGGTCGTCGTGGCGCGACGACGCCGACTACGGCGCGAGCGCGACCGCGCCGACCGTGCTCGCCGCGCTCGACGCGCTGAACGTGCCGCCGGGGGTCCTCGTCGGGCACTCGCTCGGCGCCATCCTCGCGGCGCGGATCGCCGCGACCGCTCCCCAGCGCGTCACGGGCCTCGTGCTGGTCGACATGTCCCCGGACTTCGCCCAGCGCGCCGTCGACCGCATCGCACGGGCCCTCGAGGACGAGGAGCCGTTCGCGTCCCTCGACGAGGTCGTCGACCGCGCCGTCGAGGCACGGGTGGGCGACGACCGGGACGTCCTGCTGCGCGAGGCCCGGCACACCACCCGGCTCGGTGCGGACGGACGACTCGTGCGCCGGCACCACTTCCCGCACCTGCCGACCGGCCGCACGGCGTCGGTCGGGCGGTTCGCGGACGCCTGGCCGGACCTCGAGGCGCTCGAGGCACCGATCCTCCTCGTGCGCGGTGACCGCGGCTACGTCTCGCCGAAGCTGCACGCGGGGTTCGCCGAACGCCTGCCGGACGCCCGCATCGTGACCGTCGAGTCGCGGCACGCGGTGCAGAACCAGGCCCCGCTCGAACTCGCCCGCGCGATCCGGGCATGGACCGAGGATCACGAATTGTTGCACCCGGAACAGAAACCGTCGCAGCACGGCTCCGCACGCCAGTAG
- a CDS encoding siderophore-interacting protein — translation MAARYRIFSVRVAAVTSLTPHFVRVTLTGDALAEFSAVGLDQRIKVMLPIEGHGFTELPEDGDWYGAWRDLPDAVRNPLRTYTVRSFRPDAHELDIDFVAHGDAGPASRWVSGCRVGDELRIIGPRVPESPDELPTGAAEFAPGTATRILLAGDETAAPAICAILEALDVATVGHVFIEVPTDADRLPVTAPSGVEVRWIARNGATHGVRMTDQVHAWASTVTATTAGGTSAVCADTTDFTEVDVDEQVLWEVPAPVDERPVYAWIAGEAGCVKELRRHLVRGVGLDREQVAFMGYWRNGKAEH, via the coding sequence GTGGCAGCCCGGTACCGCATCTTCTCCGTCCGCGTGGCAGCCGTCACGTCCCTCACCCCGCACTTCGTGCGTGTGACGCTGACGGGCGACGCTCTCGCGGAGTTCTCCGCCGTCGGGCTCGACCAGCGCATCAAGGTCATGCTGCCGATCGAGGGCCACGGCTTCACCGAGCTGCCCGAGGACGGCGACTGGTACGGCGCCTGGCGCGACCTGCCCGACGCGGTGCGCAACCCGCTCCGCACGTACACCGTGCGGTCCTTCCGGCCCGACGCGCACGAGCTCGACATCGACTTCGTGGCGCACGGCGACGCAGGACCCGCCTCGCGCTGGGTGTCCGGATGCCGGGTCGGTGACGAGCTGCGGATCATCGGACCCCGCGTGCCCGAGTCGCCCGACGAGCTGCCGACCGGCGCTGCCGAGTTCGCCCCCGGGACCGCCACGCGCATCCTGCTCGCCGGCGACGAGACCGCCGCCCCCGCCATCTGCGCCATCCTCGAGGCGCTCGACGTCGCGACCGTCGGGCACGTCTTCATCGAGGTGCCGACCGACGCCGACCGCCTGCCGGTCACCGCGCCGTCCGGGGTCGAGGTCCGCTGGATCGCCCGGAACGGCGCCACCCACGGTGTGCGGATGACCGACCAGGTGCACGCCTGGGCCTCGACCGTCACGGCGACGACGGCCGGTGGGACGTCCGCGGTCTGCGCGGACACCACCGACTTCACCGAGGTGGACGTCGACGAGCAGGTCCTCTGGGAGGTCCCGGCGCCCGTCGACGAGCGCCCGGTCTACGCCTGGATCGCGGGGGAGGCCGGCTGCGTGAAGGAGCTGCGCCGACACCTCGTCCGCGGGGTCGGCCTCGACCGCGAGCAGGTCGCGTTCATGGGCTACTGGCGGAACGGCAAGGCCGAACATTGA
- a CDS encoding ABC transporter ATP-binding protein, which translates to MPTTALPTTALGARGLTLAYDDRVVVSDLDVDVPDGELTVVIGPNACGKSTLLKSFARTMRPSAGAVYLDGAPISSLRPKVAARRVAMLPQTPIAPNGITVRDLVSRGRFPHQDLLHPSSGSDRAAVQAALEQTDTVSLADRSVDELSGGQRQRVWIAMVLAQETDIVLLDEPTTFLDIAHQYDVLELAAGLHRAGRTVVAVLHDLNQAARYATHLIAMRAGSIVAAGSPAEVLTASLVEDVFGLPCVVVPDPETGTPLVVPRRPAA; encoded by the coding sequence GTGCCGACCACCGCCCTGCCGACGACCGCACTCGGTGCGCGTGGGCTGACGCTCGCGTACGACGACCGCGTGGTGGTGTCAGACCTCGACGTGGACGTCCCGGACGGTGAACTGACCGTCGTCATCGGGCCGAACGCCTGCGGGAAGTCGACGCTCCTCAAGTCCTTCGCGCGCACAATGCGTCCGAGCGCGGGCGCCGTGTACCTCGACGGGGCGCCGATCTCGTCCCTCCGCCCGAAGGTCGCCGCGCGCCGGGTCGCGATGCTGCCGCAGACGCCGATCGCCCCGAACGGCATCACCGTGCGCGACCTCGTGTCCCGTGGACGCTTCCCGCACCAGGACCTCCTGCACCCGTCGTCGGGGTCGGACCGGGCCGCGGTGCAGGCGGCACTCGAGCAGACCGACACGGTGTCGCTCGCGGACCGGAGCGTCGACGAGCTCTCGGGCGGGCAGCGGCAGCGCGTGTGGATCGCGATGGTGCTCGCGCAGGAGACCGACATCGTGCTGCTCGACGAGCCCACGACGTTCCTCGACATCGCGCACCAGTACGACGTGCTCGAACTCGCGGCCGGGCTGCACCGTGCGGGTCGGACGGTCGTCGCCGTGCTGCACGACCTCAACCAGGCCGCCCGGTACGCGACGCACCTCATCGCGATGCGGGCGGGGTCGATCGTCGCGGCGGGCTCGCCGGCCGAGGTCCTGACGGCGTCCCTCGTGGAGGACGTCTTCGGCCTGCCGTGCGTCGTCGTCCCCGACCCGGAGACCGGCACGCCGCTCGTCGTCCCGAGGCGTCCCGCCGCCTGA
- a CDS encoding Fe-S oxidoreductase: protein MNPFVDSVVSRAGWLLATAVGLAVGLPLSTGPVRIVDGLVVCSGLPRWAFRRGGTCVGSVYLTRDNDGDRVLRHERVHVAQWKRYGMAMPVLYAIAGRDPLRNRFEVEAGLEDGGYVR from the coding sequence GTGAACCCGTTCGTCGACTCGGTCGTGTCGCGGGCCGGCTGGCTCCTCGCGACCGCGGTCGGCCTCGCCGTCGGACTCCCGCTGTCGACGGGGCCGGTCCGGATCGTCGACGGGCTCGTCGTCTGCTCGGGCCTCCCCCGGTGGGCGTTCCGTCGCGGCGGCACCTGCGTCGGCTCGGTGTACCTGACGCGCGACAACGACGGCGACCGCGTGCTCCGGCACGAGCGGGTCCACGTCGCGCAGTGGAAGCGGTACGGCATGGCGATGCCCGTCCTCTACGCGATCGCGGGGCGCGATCCGCTCCGCAACCGGTTCGAGGTCGAGGCCGGTCTCGAGGACGGCGGCTACGTCCGCTGA
- a CDS encoding NAD(P)/FAD-dependent oxidoreductase codes for MTDYDLIVIGAGAVGENVADYAHKRGLSVAIVEAELVGGECSYWACMPSKALLRSGHALEAAKRLDGAAQAVTGDLDAAHVLARRNSFTSDWKDDGQVSWLESADIALLRGHARITGEKTIEVGGETHTARAAVAVVTGSLHTLPDVPGLADAQPWGTREATSAQEVPESLLVIGGGVSGSELATAWASLGSKVTLVARHGLLGGMEPFAGELVADALRARGVDVRTGVNPVRVDRDEHGLVTTTLDDGSTVVTSEVLAATGRRAHTADLGLETVGLEPGAWLDVDDTMLVHGTDWLYAVGDVNHRVLLTHQGKYQARAAGEAIAARFQGTPLHTEPWGAHVATADHAAAPQVTFTDPEVASVGLTEATARQQGIDVRTVEYELGNVAGAALQADGYTGRANLVVDESRGVVVGATFVGQDVAEMLHAATIAVVGEVPIDRLWHAVPAYPTMNEVWLRLLETYGRPA; via the coding sequence ATGACGGACTACGACCTCATCGTGATCGGCGCCGGCGCAGTCGGCGAGAACGTGGCGGACTACGCCCACAAGCGCGGGCTCTCGGTCGCGATCGTGGAGGCGGAGCTCGTCGGCGGCGAGTGCTCGTACTGGGCGTGCATGCCATCGAAGGCGCTCCTCCGCAGCGGCCACGCCCTCGAGGCGGCCAAGCGCCTCGACGGTGCCGCGCAGGCCGTCACGGGTGACCTCGACGCTGCACACGTGCTCGCCCGCCGCAACTCGTTCACGTCGGACTGGAAGGACGACGGGCAGGTGTCGTGGCTCGAGTCCGCCGACATCGCCCTCCTCCGCGGGCACGCACGCATCACCGGCGAGAAGACCATCGAGGTCGGCGGGGAGACCCACACCGCGCGTGCCGCCGTCGCCGTGGTCACCGGCTCGCTGCACACGCTCCCCGACGTCCCCGGCCTGGCCGACGCGCAGCCCTGGGGCACCCGCGAGGCCACGAGCGCACAGGAGGTCCCCGAGAGCCTCCTCGTCATCGGCGGCGGAGTGTCGGGCTCCGAACTCGCGACGGCGTGGGCGTCGCTCGGGTCGAAGGTCACCCTCGTCGCCCGGCACGGCCTGCTCGGCGGCATGGAGCCCTTCGCCGGCGAGCTCGTGGCCGACGCCCTCCGTGCCCGCGGCGTCGACGTCCGCACCGGCGTCAACCCCGTTCGGGTCGACCGCGACGAGCACGGCCTGGTCACCACCACGCTCGACGACGGCTCGACGGTCGTGACGAGCGAGGTCCTCGCCGCCACCGGTCGCCGTGCCCACACCGCCGACCTCGGCCTCGAGACCGTCGGCCTCGAGCCCGGCGCCTGGCTCGACGTCGACGACACGATGCTCGTGCACGGCACCGACTGGCTGTACGCGGTCGGCGACGTGAACCACCGCGTGCTCCTCACCCACCAGGGCAAGTACCAGGCTCGTGCCGCCGGCGAGGCGATCGCCGCCCGGTTCCAGGGCACGCCGCTGCACACGGAGCCGTGGGGTGCGCACGTCGCCACCGCCGACCACGCCGCCGCTCCGCAGGTGACGTTCACGGACCCCGAGGTCGCGAGCGTCGGGCTGACCGAGGCGACGGCACGCCAGCAGGGCATCGACGTCCGCACCGTCGAGTACGAGCTCGGCAACGTCGCGGGAGCCGCGCTGCAGGCCGACGGGTACACCGGCCGGGCGAACCTCGTCGTGGACGAGTCCCGCGGCGTCGTCGTCGGGGCGACCTTCGTCGGTCAGGACGTCGCCGAGATGCTGCACGCCGCGACGATCGCGGTCGTGGGCGAGGTCCCGATCGACCGCCTCTGGCACGCCGTCCCGGCCTACCCCACGATGAACGAGGTGTGGCTGCGACTCCTCGAGACCTACGGCCGTCCGGCGTGA
- a CDS encoding arginase family protein, whose product MHFIVVGQWQGSASSRAMRLGDGAAAIAADLPRASTTVVEVPPGAGDRLETAIARYTSVRQVAERVAEESSVAPEAPFVVGGDGSSFLGATVGLDEDTAFVRIAGSSGYRPLNRAQPVAAEAAALRLVVDRPDDLFPDLPVLSGSKVVLAGVRGAEDSESTALERAGVHTLDVDAATAEAVAAAVSATGAGSVFVHVDLDVLDPSEVDGLLEPVPFGLDGAGLVELIQAATRGRRLVGAALTGFAPVDPDRAVDDLGVILRAVGALANASRTV is encoded by the coding sequence ATGCACTTCATCGTGGTCGGTCAGTGGCAGGGTTCGGCGTCGTCCCGTGCGATGCGGCTCGGGGACGGTGCGGCGGCGATCGCGGCGGACCTCCCCCGTGCCTCGACGACGGTGGTCGAGGTGCCACCGGGCGCCGGCGACCGACTCGAGACCGCGATCGCCCGCTACACGTCGGTCCGCCAGGTGGCCGAGCGGGTCGCCGAGGAGTCCAGCGTGGCGCCCGAGGCCCCGTTCGTCGTCGGCGGCGACGGCTCGTCGTTCCTCGGCGCGACCGTCGGCCTCGACGAGGACACCGCCTTCGTCCGGATCGCGGGGTCGAGCGGCTACCGTCCGCTGAACCGTGCCCAGCCGGTGGCGGCGGAGGCGGCGGCGCTGCGGCTCGTCGTCGACCGACCGGACGACCTGTTCCCCGACCTGCCCGTCCTGTCCGGGTCGAAGGTCGTCCTCGCGGGCGTCCGCGGTGCCGAGGACAGCGAGTCGACCGCGCTCGAGCGTGCCGGTGTCCACACCCTCGACGTGGACGCCGCGACCGCCGAGGCCGTCGCCGCCGCCGTCAGCGCCACCGGAGCCGGCTCGGTGTTCGTGCACGTCGACCTCGACGTGCTCGACCCCTCGGAGGTCGACGGGCTCCTCGAACCGGTGCCCTTCGGTCTCGACGGCGCCGGCCTGGTCGAGCTCATCCAGGCGGCGACGCGGGGCCGACGGCTCGTGGGTGCCGCCCTCACCGGGTTCGCACCGGTCGACCCGGACCGCGCCGTGGACGACCTGGGGGTGATCCTGCGGGCAGTCGGGGCACTCGCGAACGCGTCCAGGACGGTCTGA
- a CDS encoding PspA/IM30 family protein, whose translation MAKQTIFGRISSLIRANVNQLIDNAEDPQLMLDQLVRDYTNNIADAKTAIAQTIGNLRLLEQDHEEDKKAATEWGQKAANASAAADKYRAEGKTADADKFDNLAKIAIGKQIAAEQEVKDNEGPLATQNEQVEKLKSGLAGMEQKLEELKSKRDSLVARQKTAEAQSKVNDAIGNIDITDPTSDLTRFEEKVRREEAKVLGQQELQSSSLDSQFESLEDVGKDAEVEARLAALKGGGSSSI comes from the coding sequence ATGGCCAAGCAGACGATCTTCGGTCGCATCTCCTCGCTCATCCGGGCGAACGTGAACCAGCTCATCGACAACGCCGAGGACCCGCAGCTCATGCTGGACCAGCTCGTGCGTGACTACACGAACAACATCGCGGACGCCAAGACCGCGATCGCGCAGACCATCGGTAACCTCCGCCTGCTCGAGCAGGACCACGAGGAGGACAAGAAGGCCGCCACCGAGTGGGGCCAGAAGGCCGCCAACGCCTCGGCAGCGGCGGACAAGTACCGCGCCGAGGGCAAGACCGCCGACGCCGACAAGTTCGACAACCTCGCGAAGATCGCCATCGGCAAGCAGATCGCCGCCGAACAAGAGGTCAAGGACAACGAGGGGCCGCTCGCGACGCAGAACGAGCAGGTCGAGAAGCTCAAGTCCGGGCTGGCCGGCATGGAGCAGAAGCTCGAGGAGCTCAAGTCCAAGCGCGACTCGCTCGTCGCCCGCCAGAAGACGGCGGAGGCGCAGTCGAAGGTCAACGACGCCATCGGGAACATCGACATCACCGACCCGACGAGCGACCTCACCCGCTTCGAGGAGAAGGTCCGCCGCGAAGAGGCGAAGGTCCTCGGGCAGCAGGAGCTCCAGTCGTCGAGCCTCGACTCCCAGTTCGAGAGCCTCGAGGACGTCGGCAAGGACGCCGAGGTCGAGGCCCGGCTCGCAGCGCTCAAGGGCGGCGGATCGTCCAGCATCTGA